A window of the Sporosarcina sp. FSL K6-2383 genome harbors these coding sequences:
- a CDS encoding tripartite tricarboxylate transporter TctB family protein codes for MSKTFDRYASIAFLLIGLIVVIESQKIPDSAYGSAVGPKIFPMWLGAILLILSLRLLYETFKYKSESAAKENFQYKKFAIILIGAALYAFTLEKLGYVISTFGFLLIAFQTMERGRILQSILIALIFSVGIYYLFSEFLGGSLPGFPTF; via the coding sequence ATGAGTAAAACATTCGACCGATATGCCAGCATCGCCTTTTTATTGATAGGTCTTATTGTTGTTATAGAAAGTCAAAAAATCCCTGACAGTGCATATGGATCTGCCGTAGGGCCAAAAATATTTCCGATGTGGTTAGGCGCCATTCTACTTATTTTGAGCTTACGTTTACTATACGAAACTTTCAAATACAAATCTGAATCGGCAGCTAAAGAGAATTTTCAATATAAAAAGTTTGCCATCATTCTTATCGGCGCAGCTTTATACGCATTTACACTTGAAAAGCTTGGCTATGTCATTTCAACGTTCGGCTTCTTACTCATCGCCTTTCAAACAATGGAACGTGGTCGAATACTACAGTCCATCCTGATTGCACTCATATTTTCAGTTGGTATCTATTATTTATTTTCGGAATTTCTCGGCGGCTCGTTGCCCGGATTCCCTACATTTTAA
- a CDS encoding response regulator: protein MTAPIEILIIEDDKRVADIHRRFIEKIEGFTVVGSAHTGEEAKDWVSALQPNLVLLDVYLPDTLGTELMTFIHENSPETDIIFITAAAEIEIVKRAFRRGVVDYILKPLTFDRFQESLMSYKSKRKTLAGEGTMQEDSIKLLWNQTGAATPATDSIPPKGIDPITKEKVVQHINKIEGGITAETLGVEIGVSRSTARRYLEYLVSEKQAFTELLYGSVGRPERRYFIKKR from the coding sequence ATGACCGCTCCGATAGAGATTTTAATTATTGAAGATGACAAACGAGTTGCCGACATTCATCGACGTTTCATCGAGAAAATAGAGGGTTTTACAGTAGTCGGTTCTGCTCATACAGGCGAGGAAGCCAAAGATTGGGTGTCAGCCTTACAGCCAAACCTTGTGTTGTTAGATGTCTATTTACCTGACACACTTGGCACAGAACTCATGACATTTATTCATGAAAATAGTCCTGAAACCGATATTATTTTCATAACGGCGGCAGCAGAAATTGAAATCGTTAAAAGAGCATTCCGCCGCGGAGTTGTCGATTATATTTTGAAACCACTGACGTTCGACCGCTTCCAGGAAAGCCTGATGTCTTACAAAAGCAAACGGAAAACACTTGCTGGCGAAGGAACCATGCAAGAGGACTCTATCAAGCTTCTGTGGAATCAAACAGGCGCGGCTACACCGGCCACGGATTCTATTCCACCAAAAGGTATCGATCCAATTACAAAGGAAAAAGTAGTTCAACATATCAACAAAATCGAAGGGGGAATTACTGCTGAAACACTCGGAGTGGAAATTGGTGTTAGCCGCTCAACGGCAAGACGTTACCTAGAATATCTCGTCTCCGAGAAACAAGCATTTACGGAACTATTATATGGATCAGTTGGACGCCCTGAAAGAAGGTATTTTATAAAAAAACGGTAA
- a CDS encoding tripartite tricarboxylate transporter substrate-binding protein has translation MKWKKFTTIAATSLLALSLAACTSSGGGSSKNESDGTATAAKAPEYPKNNITIVAPSGAGGGWDLTARAIAKTMGETKLVDKSITVENKPGGGGAVYMAEYATKEVKNDHVLLVKSPPILINHNKAEGNSPYGYKDTTPLAQLTRDYGAIVVKADSQFNTLKDVLEAIKADATTVTLAGGSAPGSMDHLVGVLPAFKYGIDPKTVKYVSYDGGGEAIAALLGGNADVIATDASAIGSYVKSGDVRVLAVSSLERLEGELADVPTFQEEGIDAEFTIWRGLFGPKDMSEAAFNYWNDNLKKMVMTDEWTAELEKNGWEYEYRDSADFTSYLEDQDKVIVELLTALGMQK, from the coding sequence ATGAAGTGGAAGAAATTCACGACAATTGCAGCAACCAGTTTATTGGCACTAAGTCTTGCCGCATGTACTTCAAGTGGAGGGGGTAGTAGTAAAAATGAAAGTGATGGTACCGCTACTGCTGCTAAGGCTCCTGAATACCCAAAGAATAACATCACAATTGTTGCGCCTTCAGGGGCTGGCGGTGGCTGGGACTTAACTGCTCGAGCAATTGCAAAAACAATGGGCGAAACGAAGCTAGTCGATAAGTCCATTACCGTTGAAAACAAACCGGGTGGCGGTGGTGCTGTCTACATGGCAGAATACGCGACGAAAGAAGTCAAAAATGATCATGTCCTACTTGTTAAATCTCCACCTATCTTAATTAATCATAATAAGGCGGAAGGTAACAGTCCTTATGGCTATAAAGATACAACACCTTTGGCACAGTTAACGCGTGATTATGGAGCAATCGTTGTCAAAGCCGATTCACAGTTCAACACTTTAAAGGATGTATTGGAAGCTATTAAGGCAGATGCAACTACCGTCACTCTGGCTGGCGGATCAGCTCCAGGATCTATGGATCATCTTGTTGGCGTACTTCCTGCATTTAAATATGGCATTGATCCAAAAACGGTCAAGTATGTCTCTTATGATGGTGGTGGTGAAGCCATTGCCGCATTACTCGGTGGGAATGCAGATGTCATCGCAACTGACGCTTCTGCAATTGGATCGTATGTAAAATCTGGCGATGTCCGTGTCCTAGCTGTTAGTTCACTTGAAAGACTTGAAGGCGAATTAGCAGATGTCCCTACCTTCCAGGAAGAAGGAATTGACGCAGAGTTCACGATTTGGCGCGGTTTATTTGGCCCGAAGGACATGTCTGAAGCCGCTTTTAATTATTGGAATGACAATCTTAAAAAGATGGTTATGACAGATGAATGGACTGCTGAATTAGAGAAAAATGGTTGGGAGTATGAATATCGTGATTCTGCCGATTTCACTTCTTATTTAGAAGATCAGGATAAAGTCATCGTGGAATTGTTAACAGCACTTGGCATGCAAAAATAA